Within the Arachis duranensis cultivar V14167 chromosome 10, aradu.V14167.gnm2.J7QH, whole genome shotgun sequence genome, the region NNNNNNNNNNNNNNNNNNNNNNNNNNNNNNNNNNNNNNNNNNNNNNNNNNNNNNNNNNNNNNNNNNNNNNNNNNNNNNNNNNNNNNNNNNNNNNNNNNNNNNNNNNNNNNNNNNNNNNNNNNNNNNNNNNNNNNNNNNNNNNNNNNNNNNNNNNNNNNNNNNNNNNNNNNNNNNNNNNNNNNNNNNNNNNNNNNNNNNNNNNNNNNNNNNNNNNNNNNNNNNNNNNNNNNNNNNNNNNNNNNNNNNNNNNNNNNNNNNNNNNNNNNNNNNNNNNNNNNNNNNNNNNNNNNNNNNNNNNNNNNNNNNNNNNNNNNNNNNNNNNNNNNNNNNNNNNNNNNNNNNNNNNNNNNNNNNNNNNNNNNNNNNNNNNNNNNNNNNNNNNNNNNNNNNNNNNNNNNNNNNNNNNNNNNNNNNNNNNNNNNNNNNNNNNNNNNNNNNNNNNNNNNNNNNNNNNNNNNNNNNNNNNNNNNNNNNNNNNNNNNNNNNNNNNNNNNNNNNNNNNNNNNNNNNNNNNNNNNNNNNNNNNNNNNNNNNNNNNNNNNNNNNNNNNNNNNNNNNNNNNNNNNNNNNNNNNNNNNNNNNNNNNNNNNNNNNNNNNNNNNNNNNNNNNNNNNNNNNNNNNNNNNNNNNNNNNNNNNNNNNNNNNNNNNNNNNNNNNNNNNNNNNNNNNNNNNNNNNNNNNNNNNNNNNNNNNNNNNNNNNNNNNNNNNNNNNNNNNNNNNNNNNNNNNNNNNNNNNNNNNNNNNNNNNNNNNNNNNNNNNNNNNNNNNNNNNNNNNNNNNNNNNNNNNNNNNNNNNNNNNNNNNNNNNNNNNNNNNNNNNNNNNNNNNNNNNNNNNNNNNNNNNNNNNNNNNNNNNNNNNNNNNNNNNNNNNNNNNNNNNNNNNNNNNNNNNNNNNNNNNNNNNNNNNNNNNNNNNNNNNNNNNNNNNNNNNNNNNNNNNNNNNNNNNNNNNNNNNNNNNNNNNNNNNNNNNNNNNNNNNNNNNNNNNNNNNNNNNNNNNNNNNNNNNNNNNNNNNNNNNNNNNNNNNNNNNNNNNNNNNNNNNNNNNNNNNNNNNNNNNNNNNNNNNNNNNNNNNNNNNNNNNNNNNNNNNNNNNNNNNNNNNNNNNNNNNNNNNNNNNNNNNNNNNNNNNNNNNNNNNNNNNNNNNNNNNNNNNNNNNNNNNNNNNNNNNNNNNNNNNNNNNNNNNNNNNNNNNNNNNNNNNNNNNNNNNNNNNNNNNNNNNNNNNNNNNNNNNNNNNNNNNNNNNNNNNNNNNNNNNNNNNNNNNNNNNNNNNNNNNNNNNNNNNNNNNNNNNNNNNNNNNNNNNNNNNNNNNNNNNNNNNNNNNNNNNNNNNNNNNNNNNNNNNNNNNNNNNNNNNNNNNNNNNNNNNNNNNNNNNNNNNNNNNNNNNNNNNNNNNNNNNNNNNNNNNNNNNNNNNNNNNNNNNNNNNNNNNNNNNNNNNNNNNNNNNNNNNNNNNNNNNNNNNNNNNNNNNNNNNNNNNNNNNNNNNNNNNNNNNNNNNNNNNNNNNNNNNNNNNNNNNNNNNNNNNNNNNNNNNNNNNNNNNNNNNNNNNNNNNNNNNNNNNNNNNNNNNNNNNNNNNNNNNNNNNNNNNNNNNNNNNNNNNNNNNNNNNNNNNNNNNNNNNNNNNNNNNNNNNNNNNNNNNNNNNNNNNNNNNNNNNNNNNNNNNNNNNNNNNNNNNNNNNNNNNNNNNNNNNNNNNNNNNNNNNNNNNNNNNNNNNNNNNNNNNNNNNNNNNNNNNNNNNNNNNNNNNNNNNNNNNNNNNNNNNNNNNNNNNNNNNNNNNNNNNNNNNNNNNNNNNNNNNNNNNNNNNNNNNNNNNNNNNNNNNNNNNNNNNNNNNNNNNNNNNNNNNNNNNNNNNNNNNNNNNNNNNNNNNNNNNNNNNNNNNNNNNNNNNNNNNNNNNNNNNNNNNNNNNNNNNNNNNNNNNNNNNNNNNNNNNNNNNNNNNNNNNNNNNNNNNNNNNNNNNNNNNNNNNNNNNNNNNNNNNNNNNNNNNNNNNNNNNNNNNNNNNNNNNNNNNNNNNNNNNNNNNNNNNNNNNNNNNNNNNNNNNNNNNNNNNNNNNNNNNNNNNNNNNNNNNNNNNNNNNNNNNNNNNNNNNNNNNNNNNNNNNNNNNNNNNNNNNNNNNNNNNNNNNNNNNNNNNNNNNNNNNNNNNNNNNNNNNNNNNNNNNNNNNNNNNNNNNNNNNNNNNNNNNNNNNNNNNNNNNNNNNNNNNNNNNNNNNNNNNNNNNNNNNNNNNNNNNNNNNNNNNNNNNNNNNNNNNNNNNNNNNNNNNNNNNNNNNNNNNNNNNNNNNNNNNNNNNNNNNNNNNNNNNNNNNNNNNNNNNNNNNNNNNNNNNNNNNNNNNNNNNNNNNNNNNNNNNNNNNNNNNNNNNNNNNNNNNNNNNNNNNNNNNNNNNNNNNNNNNNNNNNNNNNNNNNNNNNNNNNNNNNNNNNNNNNNNNNNNNNNNNNNNNNNNNNNNNNNNNNNNNNNNNNNNNNNNNNNNNNNNNNNNNNNNNNNNNNNNNNNNNNNNNNNNNNNNNNNNNNNNNNNNNNNNNNNNNNNNNNNNNNNNNNNNNNNNNNNNNNNNNNNNNNNNNNNNNNNNNNNNNNNNNNNNNNNNNNNNNNNNNNNNNNNNNNNNNNNNNNNNNNNNNNNNNNNNNNNNNNNNNNNNNNNNNNNNNNNNNNNNNNNNNNNNNNNNNNNNNNNNNNNNNNNNNNNNNNNNNNNNNNNNNNNNNNNNNNNNNNNNNNNNNNNNNNNNNNNNNNNNNNNNNNNNNNNNNNNNNNNNNNNNNNNNNNNNNNNNNNNNNNNNNNNNNNNNNNNNNNNNNNNNNNNNNNNNNNNNNNNNNNNNNNNNNNNNNNNNNNNNNNNNNNNNNNNNNNNNNNNNNNNNNNNNNNNNNNNNNNNNNNNNNNNNNNNNNNNNNNNNNNNNNNNNNNNNNNNNNNNNNNNNNNNNNNNNNNNNNNNNNNNNNNNNNNNNNNNNNNNNNNNNNNNgcgtttaacgctgggaattctgagggtgttttgaacgccggtttgggccatcaaatcttgggcaaagtatggactatcatatattgctggaaagcccaggatgtctactttccaacgccgttgagagcgcgccaattgggcttctttaactccagaaaattcgcttcgagtgcagggaggtcagaatccaacagcatctacagtcctttttagtctctgaatcaaatttttgcacaggtccctcaatttcagccagaaaatacctgaaatcacagaaaaacacacaaactcatagtaaagtccagaaaagtgaattttaactaaaaactaataaaaatatactaaaaactaactagatcatactaaaaacatactaaaaacaatgccaaaaagcgtacaaattatccgctcatcacgctCCCGCGTGGATGGTTGAAAATGCTTGAGGCGCGCGTACGCACTGGGTGCACGCACGTGCGGGTTgatgctctgtttttcaaaattttccaagttcttgcaccaatccaagcattccaaaccttaTCATTTGTCTCTAGCCTCAGTGCATCCCAATGCATTTCAACATCTTTATTTTCCAATATCTCAAATAATTAGTTCAGTATTTAGTATTTTGTTCAGTAGTaacaaacacaagtaataagCAATACAAGTCAAACACAATTAGACAAGTAATACAGATAACAATTAATCTGGATAAGCAGTTAGGCAACCAAAGACAATTaagcacacccaaacaatggcAAGTAAATGccatatgatgcatgcatgcCCTATTGGCCATGTGTTCACGTGTCGGTTGATCTATCAGAACTCGACACATCCGGTAGCTAACTGATGCACGAAATTGAACTCCGCACAACAgaatcggcaagtgcaccgggtcgtccaagtaatacctcaggtgagtgagggtcgaatcccacagagattgttggattgagcaagcaatggctatcttgtaaatcttagtcaggcgattaaaaaagagcataaaatgaaagcatgataaaagtgcaagaatataaaatctatggctaccaaatgcaagaaaacaataataacaactaaatTAAGTAAAGgaaacatcaaattgcattaatgaaaatgaaaattaacaagagttcACAAGCATCAAAGCAACAaagcaaaagaaataacaaataaaactaagaagtAATAACAAGAGAttgtaaagaaaacaaaatcaaaacaagaatttaaacttaaatctaagaaaaatttaagaacaaaaccctaaattctaaagagaagagagaacttctctctctagaaacctaACTTAAAACATGGCTAAAACTTAATtatgactacttggttcattcccttcaatccttgggttcaatagcatcagaaatgagttggatctaAGCTTGGATGGGCGcgaaaattgcccccagcgtatttcctttaatgaggtcacgtgttgctgatcacgcgtgcgcgtggcctgGCAAGTTTTCCCTCTCACACGTACGTGTGGGCCACGTGTATGCGTCACCATGAATTTCTCTAATTCCTCATTTCTATATGAATTCTTCACTTTGAatgctttttcttcacttcttcaatcCAAAAATATCACTTCTTCACTCAACAaaaatatcaaggcatcgaatggaattaaagtgaattaaatttagcaattttaaggcctaaaagcatgttttcactcttaagcacaatttatgagaaattcacaaaaccatgctattttcttgaataaatgtgagaaaagtcgataaaatccaccaaattcaatacaagataaaccataaaattgtgaTTTATCAGTAGGCAACGGTAAAGAAGTAGCCTTCTAGACAGATCAATGGATAACAGGGATTCCTAAACTTGGTGATCTAGCACTAGAAGATATCCACCCCATCGTTAAAGACAAGGTGGTTAATGGAGTATAAATGTCGGTCTAGAAATTTCTCAAAGGAATTTCGTTGcaagcatagtccaaaccaacaatttATCCACCAATCAGAGTTTAAAAAGGTTGTCACAATACAAATCAAAATAACTGGGAGTATCAATCACGGGTAgttctccctaggagttgcaatgaagtgctcaattattggctatgaagaggtgtttttggggttttgaataatagacaagaaatgtaaataacaagaaagtaaatggcaattaactaacaaaggaaaggaaatcAAATGGTAAAAagatcttggcaagggttgatggTTAAAGATCTATCCTTGTTTCCAACCATAATATGATAATTgtaaggatcaatcccatttaGTCAACCTTTAACAATTGgaagaaagtcaaatgagctccatcaatcccaatccataagtcctagccactcactaattgaattagtgaagactagagtcaatggacatcaattatcaatcacttggacattagcaactcaaggtCACCTAAGTTACCAACCCAAGCCAAGAATAGGAAAATCTACACTATAGCTAAaagaaacatttcatcaaacatctAGAATGCAATGAAAGTAAAcatcataaattgcaagaattaataaaagcCATAACTAACATAAGCAAGAAatcaataataacaactaaggtaaatatcaaaagacatgaaaacataaaattgcattgaaagaaaattgaaattgacaaataaactaaattggcaaattaaagaaattaacaagagaattaGATAAACTAAAGtgctagaacaaataaaagtaaaggaaaCCTAAAATGAAGCaagattaaaatctagatctaagaagaaattgaaataaaaccctaaaacctagagagaggagagagcctctctctataGAATTCTACatctctctaaaactaaaactagtcTAATGTGTGTAATGTTTGTCCCCCATCCTCCTTCACTCCTCAGCCTCTAATCTGCCGACTGGGCTCGAAACTGGGCCAGAAATCAGCCTGAAATCTCCCCTGGCGTGTTCCCTTAAGTGAGGCACGTGACgcttgtcatgcgtacgcgtcagttgAACTTTCCAcaaggtcatgcgtacgcgtcagtcacgcgtacgcgttagtgGATGATGCTCTTGGTctcgcgcacgcgtcagccccGTGTACGTGTCAGGACTAGCTTCTCAAATATGTAATTctttgtattccttccacttttgcatgcttcctttccatcctctaagacattcctgccctataaaccctgaaatcacttaataaacacatcacggcattgaatggtaataagagaggattaaaaattagcaattttaaggcctaaaaagcatgttttcattcttAAGCATAAATTAGGAAGGATTCACAAAACcaagcaatttatatgaataagtgtgaaaatagttgacaaaatctactcaattcaattcaaaataaaccataaaatagtagtttatcagtGGCTGATTATGCAAACTCAGACGGTACTTGGAAGCTTAGCAATCTAAACCAAATTCTACCTAGTGAAGCTGTCGATATGATTAGATCAATTAAAGCACCCTAATGGGATTTAGGAGAGGATATGATTTGCAGCTACAagaattttttctattaaatccACATATCTAGCAATACATCAATCCAACTCAAGTAGTGAGTTTTCTTTTGATAAAATATGGAAACTCAATTTTTCCCAACGTCTGAGAGCCTTCACTTGGCTTCTTTCTCAAAATGCCCTCCTAACTAATGAGAATAGAGCTAGAAAAAGACTTACTGAAGTAGCGGATTGCCTAAGACATCCAAATAACCTCGAGACCTTGCTCTATGTTATGCATGATTGCCCTTTCATCAGTAGAACTTGGAAGAGCTTGGTAAACAGGAATTCACAGCAATATTTCTTTCAGACAGATACCCAAACCTGGCTGAAAAAGAATTTGTGGAGTTCTCATAACAGAAATAGAACCAGCTGGCCCATTATTTTCATCACCACCTACAACCTAgcatggaaaagcaaaaatgaACTCATATTTCAAAACTCTCCCTCTAACCTTGATATATTACTTAATCAAGCTATTGACCTGGCCAAGAACTACGAGGATTGTCTCACCATTTCTAAAGCTGGGGTTTCAACGCTGAGTACCAGtagagaagatatgattgggtGGGAACCCCCAACTGAGAACTGGTTTAAGTTAAACGTTGATAGTTCAGTTATCCCACCAGCAAGCATGGCGAATTGCGGTGGTCTGATTAGGGACTGTCAGGACAGAACGATTGTAGGATTCATGATGAATTTGCGGAATTGTTTGATCACCTTGGCTGAGATATGGGACTTGTATGCGGGGATTAAGCTAGCTCATGACCTAGGCATTGAAAAGTTCCGGGTAGAGATGGACTCCCTCTGCGCTTTCAATTTTGTCCAGAACTTTGCTTTCTCAAGAGTTGCAGGAACCCCTACTGCGTGCTATCAAGCTGCTTTCTGCCCATCCATGGAATGTTCGCATCTCCGATATCTACAGAAAAAAGAATTTCTATGCAGATTTGTTGGCTAAGAAGGCTCATCTCTATCAGGATTGGGCTCacctgtttttcttttcttccgacGTTCTTCTTTCCAGTGCTTATGGCGAATGTCTTTGGGATTAAATTTCTCAGAATAATTTTTATGTAGCTTTCTGTTTTGGACTTTATGCTCCATtgctcataaaaaaaaaataatccttttaattatttactaatgaCTGCAAGATATAATTGAAGCCATAAATTTCACTATGAATAAAGGaacttgaccaaaaaaaaaaagacttatACTATTTAGAATAACTTATTTCTGAGTGATATTTATCAAACTAATTTGCGGTTAAAATTTTGTAGTGATCTCGTGTGGctaatctaatttaaatttacattgatttgtttgaattaaaattctATGTAATTTACACACATGGTTTATGCCAAATAGATTATTAATgttgtttaaataattaatggttaatttaaaacaaaaaatgaagttaataattttattataaataattatatggttgtccaaattttaattaaattaatattaattattatgataATTAAATGTTTCAATAACCataaaatatatcatcaaaGGTAACATATCTCTATAAAAAATGATTGGTTAGAATTTACCATTAAATTTTTACTTCTCGTATCAGAttttgtaattgaaattaaagaatgaTGATAAATATTAATTCAGATGAGAAACCGCGCAGCAATTGGTCGCTGATATCTCGAATTTGGAGACAAGGCATATTGGTACTTATGGAGGACGTTTTGATATTACCTTGCAAGCAAGCTGTCCAAAAATTAAAGGAGCCAAAAAGCTTACCCACGCAAAAGGATTTCATTTACTTTATATGGAAGTTGTTTCTGTTCATCCCCAAATTAAAGATATATATTTACTTGAATGCAACAATCAATTTGTGATCTCTCCATATTCTAAACCATCTATCAATATTATTGTGTCAATTTAATTTGCatctattttctctttcaaTGGAACGTGACGGTGGCCATAAACAAACTTCTCACAAAACTCCGTACACTCAGCTTGAACAGGTTAGCTCTGATTTCTTTCTAGCAATTGGCCTGCAAGAGCAAAACGCAACAATATTCACAGCGCTCGCAGCGACACTGGAAAGCGAAGGATCCTCCTCGTCGCTTGATAATGAGCAGGAAGACGATGATAACGCTGATTTCTTCACGAGCTATGAGTTTGAAACGGAGGACCTTCAGTTTCTTGAAAGCGAAGGAAGCAACTACGGTGATGACGAAGACATGGATGACTTTGACTTCGACGTGGACGAATTGACATACGAAGAGTTAATTGAGTTGGAAGACTTTATAGGGAAGCAGAAGAGAGGGTTATCAGCAAATGAGGTTTCTTCGTGCTTGCATTCCTACACCTTCGATTCTGTTAACGAGAGGAAAAACAGTGGAACCGATCGGTGCGTGATTTGCCAGATTGAGTATGAAGAAGGTGAAGCGTTGGTGGCACTTCGTTGCGGACATCCTTTCCACACGGATTGCATAAGCAAGTGGCTTCAAGTAAGAAAGGTTTGCCCAATATGTAGCAGTGAAATTTCGGCTCCCGAGATTGTCAATAAACAAGAACCCTTCATTGTTTAGTTACCGTTGTTTTAGACGATGGCGATGCTCATAAATTTGtacaataaaaatttgaatgataacatatataaataaagataaattttatcCGACCAAGTTAAGTTCTAAAATGATCTCTGATATTAGCGTCgtgcattaaaattatttttgaaattataattgTATTGATTAGGTCTCTGAAATTGACAAAAAGTGCATCATGTTAGTCTTTGAcccattttttattaacaacgTGATGATatgacactacaagaaaaaatgCTTGTCAGCACACTTTTTTCTTACCacacttttaaagcgtgcccaAAAGTGGTCTATGGCCACGTTTTTGCGAGGGTGGCAACTGAATTGGGATTTGGCCACACTTTTTTTGGTCACGCTTTAGGAAAATCGGCACGCTTTTACAAGGGTGCcacttatttgaaatttggccacgctttcttatTGCCACGCTTGAAAAGCATGCCCACAGAGAGAAATCGGCACACTTTTACGAGGGTGCCACTGATTTGATATTTGGCTACGCTTTTTTTGCTACGCTTGAAAAGCGTGCCATAGAAGAAAATCGGCATGCATGAAAAGCGTGGCTATCCTGTGTTTAATTAGGCACAGTACAAAAACGTGCCGATAGAATTCCCTCTCCTAAAATTTAGTTTCCCACCTATTTTTTTCCacactttactttttttttctaagttttcaatTTTAACCCTAAAAGTGATAAACTAGTTTTACATTATTACCAAATTCACTTTTAAccctaaaattcacttttaaaccctaaaccacgcCGTCATCTTCCTATTCTCTTTCTAACCCTGCTTTCGTACGTCGTTCATCGTCATCTTCATCGCACCCAGCCTTTATCGCCTTCATCGTCATCTTCATCACTGCCCTTCATCGCACCCAACCTTCATCACCTTCATCGTCATCTTCATCATTCATTACTGTGGTCTTCCTCGAGCTTGTCGTTGCCGTCACCGTCAGTAGTCGTTGTCTTCCTCGATGCTGCTTTGAAAGGGTTTTGAATGTCTTTTCCTTGAAAGGTTCAGAAAATCCTAACCTCCATCACGCCACCATCTATCTCACCGTCGCCACCCTTCACGCTCAAGATCGTAACCAGGTTTGTCGTTATGTTAGCTAGCTCACCATTCCTCTTGCTATTTTGCTTGTCATCCTTCTCGTCGTTCTGCTCGCCTCTCTCTCGCGGTTCTGCTCGCCGTGCTGCTCGAAAGTTAGTGCTTAGTTGTactccatcttcttttttttaaatgctCCATTTAGAAATCAATCAAGAAAATTGGAtgattattgaatattttttgctGTTAACTTTTTAttgaattgattattgattaCCTCTGGCTGTGCtgctattttaatttgtatcttgTGGTTTTTTTGCCTATGCTGTTTCTCAACCCTCGCACCCAACCCTTGTTCATCAATAGtctttctttgaatttcatCAGAACTTATGGCCAAAAGCAATTGTTCTACTTATAACGCCTCCTCCAATTGATGAAGTTACACGTCTTCAGTATGGTTTTTTTCCTCTTTCCTTCTATCCACCTATAGAATTTTGGAGATATTGATAGAGATTTAAAGTTGACGATTTGCAAAATATCTTTTGCAGATATCCATATACAGACAACCCACAGGGTCTTCCTGAGAGAACAAATGGAGCTGCTGGCGAGTATGCTAGAGCATGCACTTCTGTGGCTGCAGAATGTGGAGTCCCTGTGATTGATCTCTTGGACCAAATGCAGCAGTGCCCCGACTAGAAGAAAGAATATCTAAAGGTATAGCCTTTGCCTATCAGGAATTTGATCCATGCCGCTCTCATTCTCGATGTACATTACCTATGCTTCAAGCCCAAAGAGTGGTTTTTTGTAGGGTGTTGTATTACATAATGTCAAACTCTGTATAGGAAAATGGTATAAGGGTTATAAGGTGAGCATGCTTATAAATTGTCCATACATCAAAACCAAATTATCTCACAACTATTTTTTAGCAGAATTGGTCCTTGTTGCTAATATGCAATATTAGAAAATAGCAAAATAGCTATcatttattcctttttatactattttatactattttaataaaatttttgtaatttatctttaataaatcACTTGacaaagtaaaatatatatataatgtaggGACTTATAGGTTTAATTGTATTTGAATTAACTGCCATCTTCATTTTTGTTACAGCTTCTAATGATGTTTCATTAACAAGTTCAGGTCAATGCGGCTCCCATGGAGTTTCTAGCGAGATAATTCAAGCAAAAGCAAATTGAGGGATCTCCTCGACGGCTCGGAATACATGCTTAGCTTTGGGAGTAAGTTTATCTTTTCTAGTTTGATTTGTAGGAGAATGTCAGTTACTTGAAGGAATTATGTCACCATTGTtgcttgcttttgtttttctttataattttttattttaaatctaaAAGAAATATATGACAGCTTTATAATTAAACAAGTTAGCAGTTTCCTCCATTGGCCATcaattttttctctctaaaatgaGAATGCTCTTTGTCTTTCATATGAACAGCCAAAGAATGTGAAAAATAGCAAAGAAGTTTCAAAATCATTAGTGAAGAATGTCCTTTGATGTGGTAGCAGATAGTAGTAGACTAGTAATAATAATGGTATGTGATTTTCTTAAGTTTCAAAATCATTATGCTCTttgtctttattattatatgaatGTACAGTTTCCTGATATTATATGTTGGTATTAACTTTCATGATGCTTTTCTTAAGTGCTTGTGTTTGTAAGCTTATGAACGCAAAATTTGACATCACCCTTCAGTGTTTCAACTTTCTTTCTTAAATTAGGCTgataaactattattttatgatttatattgtgtttaattgagtggttttatcaagccttcacccacttattcatatgatttgcatgtatttacaattccatcctaaaattgttctatgattgaaaacttgcttcctaaagatcttttaattgtatatttttattctcctttataccatttgatgtcgtgatctatgtgttaagtgtttcaggcttcatagggcaggaatggcttagagaatggagaggaggcttgcaaaaatggaaggaacacaagaaattgaggagatgaccagtgagAAGTGACGCAGgcgcatggctcatgcgaccgtgcgaaatggaagaaatcgcagtgacgcgctcgcgtgcctgacacgaacgcgtggattggaagctgcacgagtgacgcgaatgcgtggacgacgcgcacgtgtGGCACGAAAAACGCtggatgacgcgaacgcatggacgacgcggttgcgtgacgtgcgtgatctgcagaattttCAGAAAATGCTGGCGtggattctgggccgcattttaaCCCAGCTTTTGGCCCAAAAACGCAGATTAGAGCCaagaaacatgcagagactaaAGACAACTCTCATTTCGCATATTTTCTAGTTTTAGTTTTTGGATCTAGAGAGAGAATTCTACCTCTTCCtttaggttttttttctttacattcatagttttaggatttgaagattttgCTTTGGTTATTGAGAAGAGTTTACCTCCGGAACtggtcattctagtttgtttactTACTTTTtacttactctttcatatcTTTAATCTGtccagagttacaattggattatttttagagtttattaatacaaagactatttttatttttaattgatctctttgattattgtttatcatgtctcttttcatttttcctcttaattttgtgaagtctaCATTTATGATAATAGAGTAGTTTCCctacttgattgggagttgattaaaaggagaaccttgagttggaatactcaagagtccaattgtaattggtttgttgttggttggcttgttagtcactaactaTAATCCTTCCCGAGGGAGAGGGTTAGgtcttgtgaatagaagttgacttttaacttgactttccttcatttgttgagggttaactaagtaaaaacaactactaattattaattgatcttgagaaaattccaacaaggatagaacttccgattaatcttctcccggtcaagatttttatttaaattacataaattctctgatttaatttcctatttatcaaactcaaaaccattttggaaaacctctgattaataaaatagcacatcttcgGATTTTTGCTGGTTAAGAGCTGTACTTGCAACAccatttttcttaataattcttaatctgACAATTTttgccacgtcaatttttggcgccg harbors:
- the LOC107469771 gene encoding E3 ubiquitin ligase BIG BROTHER-related-like, which gives rise to MERDGGHKQTSHKTPYTQLEQVSSDFFLAIGLQEQNATIFTALAATLESEGSSSSLDNEQEDDDNADFFTSYEFETEDLQFLESEGSNYGDDEDMDDFDFDVDELTYEELIELEDFIGKQKRGLSANEVSSCLHSYTFDSVNERKNSGTDRCVICQIEYEEGEALVALRCGHPFHTDCISKWLQVRKVCPICSSEISAPEIVNKQEPFIV